The genomic segment tggcaatacaagttccgctttgaccaaaacagctggcagtaaaagggttaaagtatgTAATGCCAAACATAATAAGAATCGCAAATGGACTTACCACCTGCTTTTTCCTAAATTGCCGACCCTTCTCTGTAACATCAGTCTGTGAAAACCATCGTAGAATCATCTCTTCTGCTAATACATCTTGCTGGTAGAAGGCCATGAGTACCTGCAGGAGGAGGAGcatatattaataaaattgaCTTGTTAATGATTTTAAGAATGCCTTGGCTGATTTaatgaacaagcataatatccaaggctattgcgatactaatatctacagttagtattaatgttggtgtatacagtttatgtatgtgagtgtatagataggtcagtatgggtctttgTGTGCTGCGATTTGCTTGGAAAGGTTGAACATggtgaactttggtcttttttcaacccaacttaactatgtaactgaccAATATGTCAGTgactgcaaactgcaaaaaaaaaaaaaaaaaaaaaatagctagcTGAAGAGTTGCTAAAAATAGGGTATTTtataaacatactaaaagttgacctAAAGGGCACTTTTCAAGTAAAAATTATTTCCACAAAGCCCCTGCAATTCAGTGGGGAAAAACTATTTTGCAACATGGCCTGGATTGATCTACATTTGGCCATGAGTGTAACTCCTGCATTAAATCGCAGATGACTAAATTATACATGTGTGATGGGCATCTTTGACCCCCACTCCATGGGACTACTGTTCCCCAGGGCCACCCCCCGTTGCCACTGCATTTGGTCTTATAACTCAACAGGACATAAAAGATTTGTAAAAGTAtacaaaatgcacattttacatttaaatgtatttactaaTTTTATTGGTACATAAGGGATTTAACATAGAGGAAGAAATTAGAAGATCGCTCATTTCCACTATAACTTCAATTACTCTGACAAATGTTATAAACAAAGCAAACATAGAACTGCTATTACTTCTTACCTTTGCAATGGCAGCCCATAGTGTTTCATTGTCCAAAAAAAATTCTTCTATGGCTCCCAAGCAACACAAATGATCTGAAGCCCGTTTTATGTAGTTTTTAAAAAGGGGGGTCCATATTTTCAGAAGCTATGACAAAAGAAAACCATCAAAGATATGATCTCTGTGCtagaatataatttattaaaggataagtaaaccattaaaataagtgaatggaAAAATtgatgagtgctattctaagcacttatgaaatttacactatttttttaattccaagatattaagggaaaaATTATTGTCAATATGAATTAAATTTGTCACAGCAGCGCCACCTACTGGTAATTTCTGACCATGATgttgttaaagtggacctgtcacccaggcataaaaagctgtataataaaaacccttttcaaattatacatgaaacccaaactcaatttttaattaacacatcaatacccattataaaagcatttaaaaatcccagctgtaaatcatatattgcctgccccacctctatgccttaggcatagaggaggggcagtcagttactttcactttcaattgctgctgcactcctcacattccccctccctcctaaccatctaattttgGCACCAGAgtatggacatgggtatcagatcaccccatactggcacagaaaaaagattttggcagggtgcaaagcttttccttaataacagtgtccgcaaaatggcgcctgcctgcttgctacaGTGTTAAGATTCCATATATTTTCAGAAGTCATATGATGAAGAAAAAAAGAGACCACTCACAGGAATTAGAGTACTGCAGTAGCGGTTCACATCCAAAGTTCCATCAAGCTGATGGAGTGGAAACTCCAAGACAACCTTACTCAATACCTGCATCACCTCCGTGAGAGATATGTTATAGGCATATCTGTATGAGGAAAatctcatttataaatatataaacagtgAATGAATCAAATTATATTTAACTTTTCAAAACTCATATCACTTACTTGAGAGAATTAATTTCAAGCACCAAATTATCACAAGATATATTTTCTTCCACACCCCTCTGCAGTGTGCCCAAAACTTCCATCTGAAAAACTGATAGGAAACACacatattaaaaatatgaatgtgGCCAGAATATATCCTGGGGCCTCTGATCTATGCCCTAAATGTCTTAATGAGGTGGGGACCTTTTACCATGTCTTTTGGGAATGCCCAGTAATAAAGGGATTCTGGCGAGAGGTGCTTTAGCTACGCTGAGTTGGCTGTGGCACTTCACAATATTTTGTCACCCAGTCTACTAGGTGTTTACTAGGCATACTGGACACCCTACAATTGAGATCTCCAGCTAAACTATGCTACTTACAACTGCTATATTATGCCAAAAAGGCATTATTACTACACTGGAAAGCTACAGGACCACCCTCGCTGAACTTCTGGAAAAAGCTTATTGATGACTCGTTGCCAAAACTGAAACTAGTATATCAAGCCTGCGGATGCCTGGACAAATTCGAGGCCATATGGGGGGCATGGCTCCTGGCAAACGCACCACCTTAACTGACTTTGAACAGTCTTGGCTTTGTACAAATGTAATCCTCTGATTTCACACCCCCCCCAGCTCatttccctcctcctcctttttttctGACTCCTCTTGATCTTCTCTTCTTGTTTTTCCTTAAAGGGACTGTTCCCTTATGTTGttcaaatttaaaaatgcaaaataaaatctttaaaaaaaaaatatgaatgtgatAAGTATATATCACCCATTCTTTTCCCAGTACTTTCTCTGAAGCCATTCCAGAATAGACAATAAAGATTCCATAAATTGCTTAAAAAAAGCCACAGAGAGAACACTGCAGTGCTTGCTGCTGAAAAGTGCTTTATTCACACTTGTTGTCTCTCAGTGGCTTTGTTTAAGCAATTTATGGTTGCCTTACACCTTTGGAGGAGGCGCACAGTGAGACTGAGAACTGAATCTTTAACCCTGGACAGAACGATTACCTAAACTGATTGAATAAATAAAGATTCAAGAATCTTGACTCAAGAATCTTCTCTGTCAAGCATGGTGGAAACTTTTTCAGCCAGAGGCACCTGCCACACTTgatggataaatgcaggccatgaatctgcccctatgctccaaaaagcttactgatgtgcctgcacccaagcagtAGTGTCAGCAGGCAAGAGAAGTGCAGAACTCCAGCAGTTTTGTGGCAAAATCCACTCTTTCTGCCTGTACCCGGGCCAATGGCTCCAGGTACAAATCAATAAGCTTTTAGGAGCATAGGGAGCACGTGGCTGAAGCCTAAGATCTTTGAAAGAAATTACCTTTAATATCATCAAGGACAGGTGAAGCTGGGTGGCTTTCTGACTGCTGCATACTGCCAGTCTCACTCTCGCTGTCACTGACCTCCTCAGTGTTCAGAGTAAGTCCTGTATGAGAAGAAAAAAGGGTTACTACTGTGGTCTGTGTCAATATTAGGAACAGACTTGCGCCCAAAAATCACACAGAAGCATCAATTTAACAGCTGAAATGGTGCAATAGCATGCACAATAAAGAGCAACCACAACTGCAGTCACTTTGATGACCAGGTACAAATTCAAGCATTCCACAATTACACTGTAATTGTGGGAAACTATGGAAAATTACATCCAAAATTGCACACTGCAGTTGCATTCGTAAATAACTTATAAACAGGCCCATagtggcaatctatggattctagcaaatgccagaagcgcttctgtaagatgccataggcagtttctatttattgggctggtggaggggctgtttgagcctttcgaaatgccaggggctattttgaatctcagtccagacctgcttatAAGTCTTCCAGGTGGCTGTACAGTTTTTGCTTAGACACCATCTGTGGACAATGCACCCAAATACCTACTATGTTTACCCATAAACCGTTCAGTACTTACCCCACAAACTCCTCTGGAGTTCatcatcttcctcctcttctgcAAGATTTGAAAATTTCCACAGATAACCCTGACCTTCTGAACCAACCTCCTTTTTATTGTATACTGCAAGAAAGTACATTTATAAGtataaaatgtcactttttttttttttttttaaacaaggtgTCCAACCAAAACTGTTTGAGCATAATGAACGGAAAGAAATTCTAAGCAAATGAAAACAGTATTTATTTTGCTCTGTGGGCTCACTTCTGGTTCTGACCTTTGAAACAATGTATCTTCCATGCCTGTTAATCAGCTGATTTTTTTCTACAGATTCCACATTTCATAgacattgcatttacatttaacttgaaaaaaattaaatatgatttTATGGGTGTACATGCTAAGgttatttgcacagcaaatcTTTTAGTTGGATGTTTGTGTGTATTTACATGACTAAGACTTTTCAAGAAACCCTCATCCAAAGGCTATTATGTAAACTTTTCTGTTTCCAAATCAATTTTGAAAGGAGTAGTAAGCCTTTCCCTAAAATGACCCTAAACTGCACCCAAAATGAAAttacatctctccctactgtgaCTCTGATGTCCTTTTCTATGACAAGATGACACATCTAAAACATCTTTCTAattgatccttcagtgtctcccatACGACCTCAAAGCCTCGCCTCAAGGATTCCAAGACCCCTCCTATTTTCAATACCATTGGTTTTGGTTAGCGAATCAACTTGTTTGGGTTTCAATATGATCTACATGCAGTTGATAATCAAATCTCTTCTGCAGACCTGCCCTCACTTTTAGCTTGTGTCAGTGTATAAAggcaatttctgcattcatgtcctctTGTTGCCTAAAAATCAACACTGACAAAACAGAACTGGTCTACTTCCCTTCCAACTCTGCTTTTCTGCCTGATATCCACAGTCAGTATGGAAAACAACAATACAACCCCAGTACATCTTATTTATTCCCCACATTCAAATGAACCCTACATCATATCACTTTCACCTTAGGAACATTATACACAATCCACTTTCCTCACACAAGAGACTAACCCCACTCCAATCCTTTATGAACACTGCTGCCACACTTATATATCTCTTCCATTAAACACTCTCAGAACCTCCAGGCTTTTTAAAGGtcacttaaaactcaccttttcattcaagcttaTAACATAAGCACTCAGCAACTTACCCACCCACCAagaccctctactttctgctcaCATACTTAATAGCTATTGGTATCTGTAGCAGTAGAGATGCCTACTAAGCAGAGAGATGTCACAGTACCTTTGACCTTCATTCTTTCTGCCTGTTTTCCAGCTCCTGCATCATCACTAaactcatcatcatcattttcatCCTCTTCAGGATGATGAAGAGAAATAACTGTACTTTCAGGCAGTTGTATATCAGGACCAATCACTACCTATGAGAGAGAAAAGAATAATGGAAATcctataataaaagcccttttcaaattaaacataaaatccaaattcatttttatattaacacatccaaacccattataaaggcatttaaaaatcccagttatcaatcatatattgcttgccccgcctctatgccttaggcatagaggtggggcagacaataactttagctttctgttcagcactacctagatgtcactgcacatctcacttttcccctccctgctcatcatctaattgtgtagccagtgcaaggccATGGACATCTGGTCCCcctttctggcacataaacaagattttggcatgatacacagcttgccttcataacagtgtccacaaaatggtggctgcctgcttgctttgaatgagtaattccaagacagaaagaaacacgatttatattatttatatagagtaagtaaagtttattttgctcaactaacaatatagaaaataagttggagttatttcttatggtgacaggtcccctttaagtgcaaTTACTTTCTCATTGGTTTTGCGTGTAGAGAAATATTTTCTAAGGCTTTAAAAGAATAGAACCACAAGCAAAGACTAATGCAATTTTATGCTAACAAATGTAACTAAAAGAATCATCTGATGCttaaactgatttacttttaaATTAACCAGGCAGCTCTAACTTATTTTGCCAGGTCATGAAAACACTAAGTGGATCCTTGAAATATCTGGTCACTCAGGCAGTGGGCCAGATGCGGCTAATCTGATCATCTGGCCCAGACCAATGGTCATTTTGTAACAGAGCCCTTAGTAGTTCTGTCTGGGGAATATGCAACAAAAAGGCCTATGTGGACCTCCCACTACGCAattcaggatttttaaacctacccaATATATTTTGGACAGGGGGTAGGAAGGCTGTGGTTTTGGACACATACAGGGCCAACCTCTTCTTATCAATCAGTCTTTATTACCTTTGACGTCAACACGCAGTAAGGATTTATCTGCACCCTTTTCTTCACAACAACATCATTACAAATTATGGAATTTTTGATAGTAACATCATCTTCAATGTGAACTCTATCCCAGACATGTACATTCTCTAGAACTACTCTGtctccttcaaaaaaaaaaaaaattttttaattaattaaaaaaaatgaagaaaaaaaaataacatatataataacataaataataacattttagttTATGGTGTATTATAATTGTTTAAGTACTTGTCGATAATTGTCTCTTTGTGCGTTTTAACAGAGGCAAGTCTCAGTACTGTAtatggcagggtatcttctggagtttagtagctgtaaaaaaggagctgctactagtagctccgtgtgtcttcacccctaagggctctggcacacggggagattagtcgcccgcgtcaaatctccccgaattgccatcccaccggtgaaaatgtaaatccccggtgggaaggcatacgcagCGACACGATttgcggaagttgcctcgagaggttcgccgtgtatgccattccaccgccgatttacattttcgccagtgggatgtcatataggggagattagtcgcccgcaagaagggagatttgtcgcgggcgactaatctctccgaattcccatcccaccggcgaaaatgtaaatgtaaacgcgatttgcggaaatcgctgAAGCTGCCTcaatgtcatatcggggagattagtcgcccgcaacaagggagatttgtcgcgagtgACTAGAGgtgcaggtatgagatctattacccagaatacttgggacctggggttttccagataaagggtcatTCTGAAATTTGGAgttccatactttaagtctgctaaaaaaaaataaaaaataatttaaaaattaaataaacccagcaggattgttttgcctcaaataaggattaatactAGCTTACTTAAGATTAAGtgcaagtactgttttattattacagagaaaaaggcaatcatattttaaaacgtgaattatttgattaacatgaagtctatgggagatggccttcccataattcggaactttatggataacaggtttctggataagggatcccatacctgtactgcaggggtccccaaccgccgggccgcggtgctaaaaaggttgggggacccctgctgtactgTAATGCTGATAAGGGGAATAGAAGGTAGGAAAGATTAAAGAATTAAATAGtttaatattcatttaaatataatgcaccattgctctgcactggtaaaaactgTGTTTGCTTCAGATTATATAAATAAGTCAATATGAAGTCATGGGGAGCAACCATTCAAGTTAAATATGGCAAAATGCTTgcgtttacatagtaaataacagataagctgtataGAATACAACAATTTTAGTTCTTACGTAGTTTTTCCCTTATTACGGGTCAATTTAATTTTTTCAAGAGGAGTCTAGACTTTATGCATCTTTTGCCACtgcttacattttaaaaaacagcatagctaagatcaagtacaagcactgttttatttttttatagagaaaagggaaatcatttttaaaatttgtattatttgcttaaaatagactatgagaaaatgtccttcctgtaatttggagctggTGGAACAGGTTCCCCTAATAAGGGATACAACACCTGCACTGGTTTCATCACAAAAAGATTTCACCAACAGATAGTAAAAACCATTATAACCCAAAGTATGCAAAATTGAAGAAAGCTGTAGAGAATGAGTTTCTTTGTACCATAGTGTTCTGCCTTCTAGGTGTAAGTTATAACCAGTCCCTGTACCACAAAGcttatgtaaagaaaaaaatgcattgtagAACTAGAATTCTACTTAACAGTATGTATAATTTTAGGGGGACATATCATTTATTAGAAGTACTTATACTGTATTGGGCTTTATTAAATGTAGGGTTTTTTATATTAGAAGTTTGGGAAATAATCTGGGTCTTTTTCTGCATTCAGATTTATTATAGTTGTGTTTCAGGGTACCAGCTTGAATTTATTCAGTTTTTTCGTCCTCACTGGATCTTAGCCTTTACTGCATATTCTTTCCACTGCAATTCAATTTCGTTCCAGAATCGTGTATCCAAATTCAGTGATGTAACAATAGAGAGGGGGGACTgcatggtctgcttcctctacttTACATATAAACCCCACTCCAGGGGATTGCAGGGGGGACAGAGCACAGTAGTTATGCCACCGTCCAAACTGAACAACCATTTTCGGCCTCTCTCAAAGAAACATTTTACTATTAAAATTCTTGTTGTGCATATTTCTGACAGTCCTTTACTTGCCCTGACAATATTTTCTTTACCGATGCTGCAGTTCCTCCCAATGGTACTGTTGCTGACGCTGCATTTAGATCCAATAGTTGTATTAGTCCCAATCAGCACATTCTCCCTCAGTATGCTTCCATGGCCTCGGCTGACATCTGATCCTCGATAGATGTTGTGACGACAGTGAGTGTAAGTATGTGCATCCTGGTCAGTGAAATTAGTCTCAGGTGTAAGGGGATATAACCAGCGGCGCAGGATGTCAGAAGTCACAGCATCATACATCAGCAGGTTGGAAATTCTGGCACCATACTCCTCCTGGGTCACATGAAGGTGTATCTGATTGCCCAGaatctgcaaaagaaaaaaaaattaacagtgaTAACCTATCCAGTGCCTTAGAGCACAAAATCATTACGCAGTACTCTCTTTTCTCACCTCTTCATTAACCAAAATACCACGGACAAAATCATCCCTAGTCTGGTAATCAAAGTTATCTGTAAACAGTTCTGCAACCTGAGATTAACAGAGGAGAAAGAGTCAATAAAACAGGAACAGATAATGCTTAattaaatgaagaaaaaataGTGAAAAGTGAAAACAGAGGATAAAAGACAAAGTTAATATCTGATAAAAACACGGAATGCATACTTGTGGAGAGCAAATGCTGATGTGACAATCCAATAAATCGTGGCGCAGCTCAATTTCATCAGTGTTACTCTGGAAAATGCTCTAGAAACAAACAGGTAAAGCCAATATTAGTCAGTATAAATAATTTGCTAAAGtagtgttaaaaaaaatagtaacagtTACACCATACACACATCCACATGTGTTACCGTTTTTGTTCTTGAAACAGAAACTATGTCCCTTTATAGAACTTGTTTTTCTCAGGACCAGAATTTGATGGAAAGACAGCGCACATGTATTAATACATTTACCTGTGCAAGTATAAAATTTTGCTATAAACTGTTaacttcatttgaaaaaaaaaaaaagtaaccttTAGTAACATTTCTAATTTAATATCACATCACTAGGTCAGATTTGGTAAGGATTCCAATAAAGCTGAATACTACAGAAAGTATCGTAATTGCCTGAATACTGGATTCCATGTATCCCAAGAAATCATCCTACATGCATGGGAGTTTTATAGTAACCCATACTTAAATTGAAGATAAAGGCAACATTTTTGACATGGCAAACCT from the Xenopus tropicalis strain Nigerian chromosome 5, UCB_Xtro_10.0, whole genome shotgun sequence genome contains:
- the eif2b5 gene encoding translation initiation factor eIF-2B subunit epsilon isoform X1, translating into MQSDAVAGKGHFNSFENSHDMASRAVKRGTGGDEEQLPLQAVLVADSFNRRFYPITKDRPRALIPLANVALIDYTLEFLTATGVKETFVFCCWMANDIKEHLRNSKWCRPTSPNVVRFVTSELYRSLGDVLRDVDAKSLVRSDFILVTGDVVSNINIEAALEQHRTRRKLEKNVSVMTMILKESSPGHRTRCQEDDVIIAMDSKTKRVLLYQKSQGLTRFHFPVSIFQSNTDEIELRHDLLDCHISICSPQVAELFTDNFDYQTRDDFVRGILVNEEILGNQIHLHVTQEEYGARISNLLMYDAVTSDILRRWLYPLTPETNFTDQDAHTYTHCRHNIYRGSDVSRGHGSILRENVLIGTNTTIGSKCSVSNSTIGRNCSIGDRVVLENVHVWDRVHIEDDVTIKNSIICNDVVVKKRVQINPYCVLTSKVVIGPDIQLPESTVISLHHPEEDENDDDEFSDDAGAGKQAERMKVKVYNKKEVGSEGQGYLWKFSNLAEEEEDDELQRSLWGLTLNTEEVSDSESETGSMQQSESHPASPVLDDIKVFQMEVLGTLQRGVEENISCDNLVLEINSLKYAYNISLTEVMQVLSKVVLEFPLHQLDGTLDVNRYCSTLIPLLKIWTPLFKNYIKRASDHLCCLGAIEEFFLDNETLWAAIAKVLMAFYQQDVLAEEMILRWFSQTDVTEKGRQFRKKQVLQKFIQWLEEAEEESSEDE
- the eif2b5 gene encoding translation initiation factor eIF-2B subunit epsilon isoform X2; translated protein: MANDIKEHLRNSKWCRPTSPNVVRFVTSELYRSLGDVLRDVDAKSLVRSDFILVTGDVVSNINIEAALEQHRTRRKLEKNVSVMTMILKESSPGHRTRCQEDDVIIAMDSKTKRVLLYQKSQGLTRFHFPVSIFQSNTDEIELRHDLLDCHISICSPQVAELFTDNFDYQTRDDFVRGILVNEEILGNQIHLHVTQEEYGARISNLLMYDAVTSDILRRWLYPLTPETNFTDQDAHTYTHCRHNIYRGSDVSRGHGSILRENVLIGTNTTIGSKCSVSNSTIGRNCSIGDRVVLENVHVWDRVHIEDDVTIKNSIICNDVVVKKRVQINPYCVLTSKVVIGPDIQLPESTVISLHHPEEDENDDDEFSDDAGAGKQAERMKVKVYNKKEVGSEGQGYLWKFSNLAEEEEDDELQRSLWGLTLNTEEVSDSESETGSMQQSESHPASPVLDDIKVFQMEVLGTLQRGVEENISCDNLVLEINSLKYAYNISLTEVMQVLSKVVLEFPLHQLDGTLDVNRYCSTLIPLLKIWTPLFKNYIKRASDHLCCLGAIEEFFLDNETLWAAIAKVLMAFYQQDVLAEEMILRWFSQTDVTEKGRQFRKKQVLQKFIQWLEEAEEESSEDE